The DNA sequence TCATATGTGGTATTACCACCGATAGTATTACTATAGACCTGTATGGAAGACTGCTGTGCCTGCCGCATTTTAGTTACAATAAAATCCATACCGGCACGGGCCAACTGCTGCACATCCATCTTATTGGTTTCTTTGAAATAGGTGGTATAATTTGAGATAAAAAACAAGGTTGCAGGAATGCTTATTAATCCTATAATTGCTACCACCACCAACATTTCAACCAGCGTATATGCAGAACAATTCTTTAAATATTTCCATGTTTTTTTCATAAATAAATACACCAACATATCTTTATTTGGCATCTAATTTATATTGCTTACCCTGATCCTGCCTGTGGTAAACTCTATAGCTATCCTAATCTGGGTACCCCTGGTATTTTTCAATATAAAGCTGCCAGGTTGGACTGGTTCCCCGGTAATTTCGAATTCAACAAAACTGCCTGCAATGGTACTGACAAAAGAAATGCCTTTATCAAATACGATAATCTCTTCAGGCTTCCCCGGCCGGAAGATTTTATATCGATAACGATTGTCACCGTAATTTGCATATATCTTATAACCGGGATTTTTCTCGTAAATTGTCTTCATTTGTATATATCTAATATCCTGCACCAATTTATTGGCACACTTCTTTAACAAGACATCCTGATCCATTTGTGCATTAACAATAGAAAGCGATAAAAGAACACCCATAACAGCAGCTACCACTATCATTTCAATGAAAGTGTACCCTTTGTCATTCAGAAGCTTTTTCATTCGAGGTCATTCCTTTAATAGTTCA is a window from the Petroclostridium xylanilyticum genome containing:
- a CDS encoding pilus assembly FimT family protein, which encodes MKKLLNDKGYTFIEMIVVAAVMGVLLSLSIVNAQMDQDVLLKKCANKLVQDIRYIQMKTIYEKNPGYKIYANYGDNRYRYKIFRPGKPEEIIVFDKGISFVSTIAGSFVEFEITGEPVQPGSFILKNTRGTQIRIAIEFTTGRIRVSNIN
- a CDS encoding PilW family protein; protein product: MKKTWKYLKNCSAYTLVEMLVVVAIIGLISIPATLFFISNYTTYFKETNKMDVQQLARAGMDFIVTKMRQAQQSSIQVYSNTIGGNTTYELELIIEGTPNKRYTYYLDGTNLLQREEEQFQSGSWGNAASNQLIYNVTEFMAVKNGNLVTVTVRVKIDGINGYEMELKNSHKIRN